A genomic stretch from Streptomyces sp. QL37 includes:
- a CDS encoding APC family permease — protein MLYFFILGDVLGAGVYVLVGQVAAESGGAVWAPLLAALCLALLTAASYAELVTKYPRAGGASHYATLAYGPFVGFFAGFCMLAAGVVSVAALARGFGGDYLSEFVSLPVVLVTIVFLVALALLNARGISESTRANVVATVIEVGGLLLVIGLGAWVVLRGDGDAGRLTELGTASEGPVAALLSGAVLAYYSFVGFETSVNVAEETRDPRRSYPRALFGALVTAGAVYALVGAAAAAAVPTGTLAGSSGPLLEVVRAAGGVPTELFSAIALVAVANGALLTGIMSSRLAYGMARDGLLPRFLTKVLPGRRTPWAAIAVTTGLALGLALTGDVSTLASTLVLLLLVVFFLVNTALLVLRRDAAPREHFRAPTAVPVLGAVSCVVLATRIEQEVWLRGLLVLAVGAALGAVAAARSRRDR, from the coding sequence CTGCTGTACTTCTTCATCCTCGGCGACGTCCTCGGGGCGGGGGTGTATGTCCTGGTGGGCCAGGTGGCCGCCGAATCCGGCGGTGCCGTCTGGGCTCCCCTGCTCGCGGCCCTGTGTCTGGCCCTGCTGACAGCGGCCTCCTACGCGGAGCTGGTGACCAAATATCCGCGAGCGGGCGGTGCCTCGCATTACGCCACCTTGGCCTATGGACCGTTCGTCGGGTTCTTCGCCGGTTTCTGCATGCTCGCCGCAGGAGTCGTGTCGGTGGCCGCTCTGGCCCGCGGGTTCGGCGGCGACTACCTGTCCGAGTTCGTCTCTCTCCCCGTGGTGCTGGTGACGATCGTCTTCCTGGTCGCGCTGGCGCTGCTGAACGCGCGAGGGATCAGCGAGTCGACCCGGGCCAACGTCGTCGCCACGGTGATCGAGGTCGGCGGGCTGCTGCTCGTGATCGGGCTCGGAGCCTGGGTCGTGCTGCGCGGCGACGGGGACGCGGGGAGGCTGACGGAGCTGGGGACCGCGAGCGAGGGGCCCGTGGCGGCCCTGCTGAGCGGAGCGGTGCTCGCCTACTACTCCTTCGTCGGGTTCGAGACGTCCGTCAACGTGGCTGAGGAGACCCGTGACCCCCGCCGCTCGTATCCGAGGGCGCTGTTCGGTGCACTGGTCACGGCGGGCGCGGTGTACGCGCTGGTCGGAGCAGCCGCCGCGGCGGCCGTGCCGACCGGAACGCTCGCCGGGTCGAGCGGGCCGCTCCTCGAAGTCGTCCGGGCCGCCGGCGGGGTCCCCACGGAGCTCTTCAGCGCCATCGCCCTGGTGGCCGTCGCGAACGGTGCCCTGCTCACGGGCATCATGTCCTCACGACTGGCCTACGGCATGGCGCGGGACGGTCTCCTGCCCCGTTTCCTGACGAAGGTGCTGCCCGGCCGGCGCACACCCTGGGCCGCCATCGCCGTGACCACCGGCCTCGCGCTGGGCCTGGCGCTGACCGGCGACGTCTCCACCCTCGCCTCAACCCTGGTCCTGCTCCTCCTCGTGGTCTTCTTCCTCGTCAACACCGCGCTCCTGGTGCTGCGTCGCGATGCCGCCCCCCGCGAGCACTTCCGGGCGCCGACGGCCGTACCCGTTCTCGGAGCTGTGTCCTGCGTGGTGCTCGCGACCCGGATCGAGCAGGAGGTCTGGCTGAGAGGGCTCCTCGTACTGGCTGTCGGCGCGGCGCTCGGTGCCGTGGCCGCGGCGCGGTCACGGCGCGACCGCTGA
- a CDS encoding NAD(P)/FAD-dependent oxidoreductase gives MPDAVVIGAGPNGLVAANLLAAAGWSVEVLEAQQEPGGAVRSDRGVHPDYVSDLFSAFYPLAAASPILGGLELQEEGLRWSRAPRVLAHPLPDGRCAVLERGAEDTAAGLDTFAAGDGAAWLDLYGTWSRLGPDILRALFTPFPPVRSALRLAARLRASGGLRMARTMVLPVRRLGEEEFRGEGGRLLLAGNALHADLGPEAAGSGGYGWLMSMLGQTYGFPVPVGGAGALTAALVRRLERHGGAVRCGERVTEVVVRGGRAVGVRTAGGEAVPASRAVLADVSAPALYGELVDARHLPGGMLSDLRRFQWDFATFKVDWALNGPVPWTAGDASTAGTVHLADGVDGLTRFAAQIATGRVPDRPFLLFGQMTTADATRSPAGTESAWAYTHVPHHIKGDAGEDGLTGLWDRREQEAMADRVENEVERWAPGFRSRITSRRLLAPPTIEAMDANLHGGAINGGTAAAHQQLVFRPTAGTGRPETPVKGLYLASASAHPGGGVHGAPGANAARAALRGRSGYGLRAPSMPWAVRAGRNTG, from the coding sequence ATGCCGGACGCGGTGGTCATCGGGGCGGGGCCGAACGGCCTCGTCGCCGCGAATCTCCTTGCCGCTGCGGGATGGAGCGTGGAGGTGCTGGAGGCGCAGCAGGAGCCGGGCGGCGCGGTCCGCAGCGACCGCGGCGTCCACCCCGACTACGTGAGCGACCTCTTCAGCGCCTTCTACCCACTGGCCGCGGCCTCGCCGATCCTCGGAGGCCTGGAGCTCCAGGAGGAAGGGCTCAGATGGAGCCGCGCCCCGCGTGTGCTGGCGCATCCGCTGCCGGACGGCCGCTGCGCGGTCCTCGAACGCGGGGCGGAGGACACAGCGGCGGGGCTCGACACGTTCGCGGCGGGCGACGGGGCCGCCTGGCTCGATCTGTACGGCACATGGAGTCGCCTGGGTCCCGACATCCTGCGGGCCCTGTTCACCCCCTTCCCGCCGGTACGCTCCGCTCTCCGCCTCGCGGCCCGTCTCCGGGCGTCCGGCGGTCTCCGGATGGCACGGACGATGGTGCTGCCCGTGCGCCGCCTCGGGGAGGAGGAGTTCCGCGGCGAGGGGGGCAGGCTCCTCCTCGCGGGCAACGCGCTCCACGCGGACCTCGGCCCCGAGGCAGCGGGAAGCGGAGGCTACGGATGGCTCATGTCCATGCTCGGACAGACCTACGGCTTCCCGGTGCCGGTAGGGGGAGCCGGTGCACTGACGGCGGCCCTGGTGCGCCGGCTGGAACGGCACGGCGGCGCGGTCCGCTGCGGGGAGCGCGTGACCGAGGTGGTCGTACGCGGCGGACGCGCCGTCGGAGTACGTACCGCGGGCGGCGAGGCCGTACCGGCCTCCCGTGCCGTCCTCGCCGACGTGTCCGCGCCGGCGCTGTACGGCGAACTGGTCGACGCACGGCACCTGCCCGGCGGCATGCTGAGCGACCTGCGCCGGTTCCAGTGGGACTTCGCGACGTTCAAGGTCGACTGGGCGCTGAACGGCCCCGTGCCGTGGACCGCCGGGGACGCGTCCACGGCGGGAACGGTCCACCTGGCCGACGGGGTCGACGGTCTCACCCGCTTCGCCGCCCAGATCGCGACAGGCCGGGTGCCCGACCGCCCCTTCCTCCTCTTCGGGCAGATGACCACCGCCGATGCCACGCGCTCACCCGCCGGAACGGAGTCGGCCTGGGCGTACACCCACGTCCCGCACCACATCAAGGGGGACGCGGGCGAGGACGGCCTGACGGGTCTGTGGGACCGGCGCGAGCAGGAAGCCATGGCCGACCGCGTGGAGAACGAAGTCGAACGCTGGGCACCGGGGTTCCGCTCCCGCATCACCTCCCGGCGTCTTCTCGCACCACCCACCATCGAGGCCATGGACGCCAACCTGCACGGCGGCGCGATCAACGGTGGGACCGCCGCCGCGCACCAGCAGCTGGTGTTCCGCCCGACGGCCGGGACCGGGCGGCCCGAAACACCGGTGAAGGGCCTGTACCTGGCCTCGGCCTCGGCCCACCCGGGCGGCGGCGTGCACGGAGCCCCCGGCGCCAACGCCGCGCGTGCGGCGCTGCGCGGACGGAGCGGGTACGGGCTGCGCGCACCGTCAATGCCGTGGGCCGTCCGCGCGGGGCGGAACACCGGGTGA